Proteins from one Lachnospiraceae bacterium KGMB03038 genomic window:
- a CDS encoding lipoate--protein ligase, with translation MIVQTAYLESHSFDPYENLALEEYLLRHCRKGQCILYLWQNQKTVVIGKNQNAWAECRTEALEEDGGKLARRLSGGGAVFHDLGNLNFTFLVCKEDYNIKRQMEVILQAARKLGVKAEKSGRNDILAEGKKFSGNAFYEQGEQWYHHGTLMVDVDLDNLTQYLTVSKEKLRSKGVASVKSRVANLKEFVPDLTVGELKKALREAFEEVYGYPARVIGDEDLDQKEIERERAKYSSWEWKYGKKLRFQYEQSHRFPWGSLQIQFQICGGKVEDAGVYSDSLKPELIEAIGPWLCGLRYEKRELLQALGTLPAAGPEEQNMVEEICGWLRTVDL, from the coding sequence ATTCCTTTGACCCGTATGAGAATCTGGCGCTGGAAGAATATCTGCTGCGGCACTGCCGGAAAGGCCAGTGTATCCTCTACCTATGGCAGAATCAGAAAACGGTAGTGATCGGAAAGAACCAGAACGCATGGGCGGAGTGCAGGACAGAAGCGCTGGAAGAAGACGGAGGAAAGCTGGCGCGCCGGCTCTCCGGAGGCGGAGCCGTCTTCCATGATCTGGGGAATCTGAATTTTACCTTTCTGGTATGCAAAGAAGATTACAATATAAAGCGGCAGATGGAGGTGATCCTCCAGGCGGCGCGAAAGCTGGGCGTAAAGGCGGAGAAGTCCGGGCGCAATGACATTCTGGCGGAGGGGAAGAAGTTCTCTGGAAACGCGTTCTATGAACAGGGGGAACAGTGGTATCACCACGGGACCCTGATGGTGGACGTGGATTTGGATAATCTGACTCAGTACCTGACCGTATCCAAAGAGAAACTGCGTTCCAAAGGAGTCGCCTCCGTCAAGTCAAGAGTTGCGAACCTAAAGGAATTCGTGCCGGATCTGACCGTAGGAGAGTTGAAAAAGGCGCTTCGGGAGGCATTTGAAGAAGTCTATGGATATCCGGCCAGAGTGATTGGAGATGAGGACTTAGACCAGAAGGAGATAGAACGGGAGCGGGCAAAATATAGTTCCTGGGAGTGGAAATATGGGAAGAAACTAAGGTTTCAGTATGAACAGTCCCATCGGTTCCCCTGGGGATCGCTTCAGATACAGTTTCAGATCTGCGGCGGAAAGGTGGAGGATGCGGGCGTGTATTCCGACTCTCTGAAACCGGAACTGATCGAAGCCATCGGCCCGTGGCTTTGCGGACTTCGTTATGAGAAGCGGGAGCTCCTTCAGGCTCTTGGGACGCTTCCGGCGGCCGGCCCGGAGGAACAAAACATGGTGGAAGAGATCTGCGGATGGCTGCGGACAGTGGATTTATAG